CACACAATATTATTGACTATCGAAACCTTTGATCCCAATTTATCATAACTATAAAATTTTATAGGTCTAAATTATCATCAAACAGCATTTTGAGGATTTTTTAAATCGAATTTTATTTGATCTGAAAATATCATGATACTAATATAGGATTAAACAAGAAGTCCCTGTTCATTTCGTTTTAAGTACAATTAAAAATATGATATTATCAATGCTAGTAGCGATGGATTAGGGTTATGCCATTGAAAGCTTTTAGAATAACTATCCAATATAGCAATTAATTTATTGATCTGTGATCGCATCAGATAATGCAATATTTACAGAATCTAATATAGAAGTAGCAGAAAAGAAAAAAAGAATGCCAGCAGATCGTGCTGGCATAAAGGATCTTATTGAGATCTCAGACTTAGAATGAAAGACCGAACTCTTCGAGTTTCTTCCTTGCACCCTCATAGACCTTGACGTACTCGTCGGTTGGTGTAACGGTTGCAACATCGTAACATTCCTGGAAGGTCTTACCCTCAGGAGCATTTGCGTAGTCGCCTTCGTATGATGCTACAAGTTTGTCAAGTACAGCGTTGACGGAGTCAATGTCCATGCCTGCTGTTGCACGTGCGACTTCTCCCATCATCCTTGCTTCCATACCGGTTGTTTTGTCGGTGATGACACCCTTTGCTGCTGCGACACCTGAGAGGATCTCACGGCCGGATGCTGTGTCAGTTACTGACTGTGCTGCTGCTTCGAGGAGGCACATCTCGGTACATGGACCTGCACATGGATAGTACTGGTTACCGGTCATAAGGTCTGTGAACTCACTGATTGTTGCACATGCCCATCCTGCGATCT
The DNA window shown above is from Methanococcoides methylutens and carries:
- a CDS encoding monomethylamine:corrinoid methyltransferase, translating into IAGWACATISEFTDLMTGNQYYPCAGPCTEMCLLEAAAQSVTDTASGREILSGVAAAKGVITDKTTGMEARMMGEVARATAGMDIDSVNAVLDKLVASYEGDYANAPEGKTFQECYDVATVTPTDEYVKVYEGARKKLEEFGLSF